One window from the genome of Oryctolagus cuniculus chromosome 1, mOryCun1.1, whole genome shotgun sequence encodes:
- the LOC100351125 gene encoding olfactory receptor 51G2-like: protein MTIPKYSNVSSFFFILMDLPGLETAHCWTAIPICCIYVLSVLGNITIMHIVKSVPSLHTPMYLFLSMLSMADLGLSASTLPSMVAVFILGQRKIGDAACFTQLFFIHTFSVIESAVLLAMAFDRCVAIREPLRYATILTSKRIATIGLAIVTRSAALHMPLPVLLGRLQFEHVSTLSHSYCVHPDVLRLSTSSTLVNSGFGLFIMLSTLGIDAVLILLSYVMIMKTVLSIASNAERLKAFNTCISHICAVLLFYTPLVSLSVIHRFGKKKLPPQVYMLLSYLHFLMPPMLNPIVYSVKTKEIRVRILKMLYPKAL from the coding sequence ATGACAATTCCTAAGTACAGTAATGTCAGCAGCTTCTTCTTCATTTTGATGGACCTCCCAGGCCTGGAGACTGCTCACTGCTGGACAGCTATTCCTATTTGCTGCATCTATGTTCTTTCTGTGCTGGGGAACATCACCATAATGCACATTGTCAAGTCAGTACCCAGcctccacacacccatgtaccTCTTTCTCTCCATGCTTTCGATGGCTGACTTGGGCCTCTCAGCTTCCACACTGCCTTCCATGGTAGCTGTCTTCATCCTGGGCCAGAGGAAGATAGGAGATGCAGCCTGCTTTACACAGCTCTTCTTCATCCACACATTCTCGGTCATTGAATCAGCTGTTCTGCTAGCTATGGCTTTTGACCGCTGTGTGGCTATCAGAGAGCCGTTGCGTTATGCTACCATTCTCACATCCAAACGCATTGCAACCATTGGGCTGGCCATTGTGACCCGCAGTGCGGCCCTCCACATGCCCCTGCCTGTACTCCTTGGAAGACTACAATTTGAGCATGTGAGTACTCTGTCTCATTCTTACTGTGTTCATCCTGATGTTCTAAGGCTGTCCACTTCCAGCACCCTTGTGAACAGTGGCTTTGGGCTCTTCATAATGCTCTCCACACTTGGGATAGATGCCGTACTCATCCTCCTCTCCTATGTGATGATTATGAAGACAGTGCTGAGCATTGCTTCCAATGCTGAGCGGCTCAAAGCTTTCAACACCTGCATTTCCCACATCTGTGCTGTACTACTATTTTATACTCCACTAGTTAGCCTCTCCGTCATACATCGTTTTGGGAAAAAGAAGTTACCACCTCAAGTATACATGCTTCTCTCTTATCTGCATTTCCTTATGCCTCCAATGCTCAACCCAATTGTCTACAGTGTCAAAACCAAAGAGATTCGAGTACGCATTCTAAAAATGCTTTACCCAAAAGCACTCTGA
- the LOC100349126 gene encoding olfactory receptor 51G2-like, translated as MSGSNHTNTSFFLTGIPGLEAVHVWFSIPLCAMYVATLAGNSLILWVVKVEPALHQPMYYFLSMLAMTDLGLSASTLPTMLTIYMLGHREVTLDICLAQLFFIHSFSIMESSVLLTMAFDRFVAISNPLRYGTILTSPRIAIVGLAILVRSISLHIPAPIMLKKLPYCQSHLLSHSYCLHPDVMKLACADTHINSAYGLFVVLSTLGVDSVLIVLSYVLILQTVLTIASKAERLKALNTCVSHICSVLLFYTPMIGLSMIHRFGKQASPCSRVLLSYLHFLTPPVLNPVVYTIKTKQIQQRMLRLFWSGRTVVRDTQGH; from the coding sequence ATGTCAGGCTCCAACCACACCAACACCTCCTTCTTCCTGACTGGCATTCCAGGCCTGGAAGCAGTGCATGTCTGGTTCTCCATCCCTTTATGTGCCATGTACGTGGCCACTCTGGCAGGGAATAGCCTGATCCTGTGGGTGGTGAAGGTAGAGCCTGCCTTGCACCAGCCAATGTACTACTTCCTGTCAATGTTGGCCATGACAGACCTGGGCTTGTCAGCTTCCACACTGCCCACGATGCTCACCATTTACATGCTGGGTCACAGGGAAGTGACACTGGACATTTGCCTAGCCCAGCTCTTCTTCATCCATAGTTTCTCTATCATGGAGTCTTCTGTGCTGCTGACCATGGCTTTTGACCGTTTTGTGGCCATCAGTAACCCCCTGCGCTATGGCACCATCCTCACGAGTCCCCGCATTGCCATCGTGGGCCTGGCCATCCTCGTGCGCAGCATCAGTCTCCACATTCCGGCCCCGATCATGCTGAAGAAACTGCCTTACTGTCAGAGCCACCTGCTCTCCCACTCCTACTGCCTGCACCCAGACGTCATGAAGCTGGCCTGTGCTGACACCCACATCAACAGTGCTTACGGTCTCTTTGTAGTTCTCTCTACACTGGGTGTGGACTCAGTGCTCATTGTTCTCTCCTATGTCCTGATCCTCCAAACAGTGCTGACCATTGCCTCCAAGGCTGAGCGCCTCAAAGCTCTCAACACATGTGTCTCCCACATCTGCTCCGTACTACTCTTCTATACGCCCATGATTGGTCTGTCCATGATCCACAGATTTGGGAAACAGGCTTCCCCATGCAGTCGTGTTTTGCTCTCCTATCTTCACTTTCTTACACCTCCGGTGCTCAATCCTGTTGTTTATACCATCAAGACCAAGCAGATTCAACAGAGGATGCTACGCCTCTTCTGGTCAGGTAGAACTGTCGTCAGAGATACACAGGGTCATTAA